Proteins encoded together in one Anaerotignum propionicum DSM 1682 window:
- a CDS encoding DUF2461 domain-containing protein — translation MKKFTGFLPETIDFLWELRMNNSKEWMDQNRERYKGVLKTPFDQFSAVISEGFAEATGEKMDWSVSRINRDIRYSKDKSPYRSCRWVVLKEQLLAGTDWKMRPAFYFEVSPEGYNHGMGVYEATPAYLNAYREKIRNKPIDFLNIVGEIEKKKEFILMGEDYKKVNASALPKEIGPWYIKKNFYVSETKNIEDIIFSEALPQMIVEKWKDLVPLYRYLKEIKSE, via the coding sequence ATGAAAAAATTTACCGGTTTTTTACCTGAGACAATAGATTTTTTATGGGAGCTTAGAATGAACAACAGCAAGGAATGGATGGATCAAAACAGGGAGCGTTACAAGGGTGTATTAAAAACACCCTTTGACCAATTCTCTGCTGTGATTTCTGAGGGGTTTGCTGAGGCCACAGGGGAAAAAATGGACTGGTCAGTATCTCGAATTAATCGTGACATTCGCTATTCCAAAGATAAAAGTCCTTACCGCTCATGCCGTTGGGTGGTCTTGAAAGAGCAGCTTCTGGCAGGGACGGATTGGAAAATGCGTCCTGCATTTTATTTTGAAGTATCACCTGAGGGCTATAACCATGGTATGGGGGTTTATGAGGCAACCCCTGCCTATCTCAATGCATATCGGGAGAAAATACGAAATAAGCCCATTGATTTTTTGAACATTGTTGGGGAAATTGAAAAGAAGAAAGAATTTATTTTGATGGGTGAGGATTATAAAAAGGTGAATGCCTCGGCGTTACCCAAAGAGATAGGCCCATGGTACATTAAGAAAAATTTTTATGTGAGTGAAACAAAAAATATTGAGGATATCATATTTTCGGAAGCACTGCCGCAGATGATTGTTGAAAAGTGGAAGGATTTAGTTCCTCTATATCGGTATTTGAAAGAAATCAAAAGTGAATAA